One Gemmatimonadota bacterium DNA window includes the following coding sequences:
- a CDS encoding TlpA disulfide reductase family protein gives MAFLEAGVAAPEVTLEDADGKTLSLGDQANGGWLLAVFYKVGCGTCKFSAPYFEKIHQAYGGNGGFRVLGVSQDTPEDTQAFMDEHGASFSNVYDTTHWASADFGLSNVPTWFLMDEGGGILDSNTGFCRTDLNELSETIAAHLGEEAVVISPGDDGAPELKPG, from the coding sequence ATGGCCTTCCTGGAAGCCGGGGTCGCGGCCCCGGAAGTGACCTTGGAAGACGCGGACGGTAAGACGCTGTCGCTGGGCGACCAGGCGAACGGCGGCTGGCTGCTGGCGGTCTTCTACAAGGTAGGCTGCGGGACCTGCAAGTTCAGCGCCCCCTATTTCGAAAAGATCCACCAGGCCTACGGCGGAAACGGGGGATTCCGGGTGCTGGGCGTCTCGCAGGACACGCCGGAGGACACGCAGGCGTTCATGGACGAACACGGCGCGTCCTTTTCCAACGTGTACGACACGACCCACTGGGCCTCCGCGGACTTCGGCCTGTCGAACGTGCCGACCTGGTTTCTCATGGACGAAGGCGGCGGCATACTCGACAGCAACACGGGCTTTTGCCGGACCGACCTCAACGAGCTGTCGGAGACCATCGCGGCCCATCTCGGCGAGGAGGCCGTGGTCATTTCGCCGGGGGACGACGGCGCGCCCGAACTGAAGCCTGGATGA
- the lipA gene encoding lipoyl synthase, whose protein sequence is MSETTTSHVPKPPWLKVRLKQGPNFRELKRLVEEDRLHTICESAQCPNIWECWEQRTATFMILGDICTRSCGFCAVKTGRPDKGLDWDEPERVAGAVEKLGLRFAVITSVNRDERADGGAPIFAETIRAIRRRCPGVGVEVLIPDFKGSEAALQTVLDARPDLLNHNLETVPELYRTVRPQARYDQSLELLERAKARGAKTKTGIMVGLGETDEAVHALMRDVAGVNCDILTVGQYLQPTKKHLPVRKHYHPDEFARFKELGETYGIPHVESGPLVRSSYHAADQADSVGGGQPANGNGAHTAPGGGSEVGGPHPANGDGSDAAPGNGLLTIEPLGTSPG, encoded by the coding sequence ATGAGCGAAACGACCACATCCCACGTGCCCAAGCCCCCGTGGCTCAAGGTGCGCCTGAAGCAGGGGCCGAATTTCCGGGAATTGAAGCGGCTGGTCGAGGAAGACCGGCTCCACACCATCTGCGAGAGCGCCCAGTGTCCGAACATCTGGGAATGCTGGGAGCAGCGCACCGCCACCTTCATGATCCTGGGCGATATCTGCACGCGCAGCTGCGGGTTCTGCGCGGTGAAGACGGGCCGGCCGGACAAGGGGCTGGACTGGGACGAGCCCGAGCGCGTGGCCGGAGCCGTGGAGAAGCTGGGTCTGCGGTTCGCCGTGATCACGTCGGTGAACCGGGACGAGCGGGCCGACGGTGGCGCACCGATCTTCGCGGAGACGATCCGGGCCATACGCCGCCGGTGCCCGGGCGTGGGCGTGGAGGTGCTTATCCCGGACTTCAAGGGCTCGGAAGCCGCGCTTCAGACCGTGCTGGACGCCCGTCCCGACCTGCTGAACCACAACCTGGAGACCGTGCCGGAGCTCTACCGGACCGTGCGGCCCCAGGCGCGGTACGACCAGTCGCTTGAGTTGCTCGAGCGCGCTAAGGCCCGCGGCGCGAAGACCAAGACGGGCATCATGGTTGGGCTTGGCGAGACCGATGAAGCCGTCCATGCCCTGATGCGCGACGTGGCCGGGGTGAACTGCGACATCCTCACGGTGGGACAGTACCTGCAGCCGACGAAGAAGCATCTGCCGGTGCGCAAGCATTATCATCCGGACGAATTCGCCCGTTTCAAGGAACTGGGCGAGACGTACGGCATCCCCCACGTGGAGTCGGGCCCCCTGGTCCGCAGCTCCTACCACGCGGCCGACCAGGCGGACAGTGTCGGCGGCGGACAGCCCGCAAACGGGAATGGCGCGCACACGGCCCCGGGCGGCGGAAGCGAGGTCGGCGGCCCGCACCCGGCGAACGGCGACGGAAGCGATGCGGCCCCAGGCAACGGACTGCTGACCATCGAACCGCTCGGAACATCGCCCGGATAG